Within Pseudomonas paeninsulae, the genomic segment CAGCGGCAATTGGTCATGCGCGCGCTGCCAGAGAAAATCCTCGCGCAGCCCAGGCTGCGTCTGCCCATCGACCCGCGCCAACCAGTACAGGCCGGGTTCCAGGCCCTGCACGCGATGGACGAACAACAGCAGATCGACCTGGGCCGCCTCCCCGCTTAGGGCGAATGGCACCGGCGAATTGGCCGGCATCAGCCGCTGCAACCAGGCAAACAACAGCTCGGCGTGAATCCCGCTCTTGCCGTCCATGCTTTGTGCGCTTCGGCGTCGATGCAGAATCGGCCGCAGCGCCAAGCCGGGATTATCCGCCTGTGCGCGGCCGGCTTCGACCAACCAGGGCTGAGCGGGCATGGCCGGGGCCCGACACAGCGCCTGCACCCGCGCCAGCTCCGGCCAGTCGCGGTACTGGCGCGACAGGCGATTAGGCGTGCCCTGCAGCTCCAGCGCGGCCAGCCCGTTTAACAGATCCTCTGGCAGGGCGAACTCGGCGGCCTGGGCCGGGCCTATCCAGAGCAGGCAGTCGACGTGCTCGGCCTCGGCAAAACCTTGGCGATCCAGGCCGAACACCGCGTCCAGCCGCGCCTCGGCCACCCCGCACAACAGACGTACCTGCCAGCCCAGCTGGCTGGCGGCAAGCGCCAGACCAGCCAGGGCATGGCCGAGGTCATGCTGGCAATAACGGTAGGCCCGCTCGCCATACTTCCACGCCTCGCGCCAGGGGATGCTGGCCAGCGCCAGCAGGCAGCCGCCCGCCGGCAATGCCTGGGACAGTTGCGCGGCCAGCGGCGCCGGCAGCTCGGCACGCACTTCCAGGGCATGCGCATCGGCGGTGTAATGGGCCAGCAAGGCCTGGTCGTGCAGGCTGTCGGCCGGCAGCAGCAGATACGCCTCAGTCGGGTGCAGATTGCCCGATGACGGATTGACCCGCAGCGCCCAGCGGCTGCCGCCAGCCTCCTTCCAGGCCGACAGCGCCAGGCTGT encodes:
- a CDS encoding SagB/ThcOx family dehydrogenase, whose amino-acid sequence is MTEQDAVRAYHQLSKHQPQRFAPGPGQLDWATQPAAFRRYRGARLIELWHRPLQESPDYDAVFAAPVGAPTPLTQASLSQLLYDSLALSAWKEAGGSRWALRVNPSSGNLHPTEAYLLLPADSLHDQALLAHYTADAHALEVRAELPAPLAAQLSQALPAGGCLLALASIPWREAWKYGERAYRYCQHDLGHALAGLALAASQLGWQVRLLCGVAEARLDAVFGLDRQGFAEAEHVDCLLWIGPAQAAEFALPEDLLNGLAALELQGTPNRLSRQYRDWPELARVQALCRAPAMPAQPWLVEAGRAQADNPGLALRPILHRRRSAQSMDGKSGIHAELLFAWLQRLMPANSPVPFALSGEAAQVDLLLFVHRVQGLEPGLYWLARVDGQTQPGLREDFLWQRAHDQLPLYRLLAGDARGLAEFLSCGQDIASDGCVALAMLSRFDTALQAGTWRYPRLYWECGQIGQLLYLEAEAAGLSATGIGCYFDDSVHELLGLADSRWQSLYHFTLGRAVWDERLSSLPAYPELRLPRS